From a single Hymenobacter sp. YIM 151500-1 genomic region:
- a CDS encoding toxin-antitoxin system YwqK family antitoxin → MRRLLTSFQLIVLSIFEAATAAAQVETIPVIRRNPTTRDIEEYSVLITNKDIRHGPYARYQQNVFAGVVMFESGTYDQGQKEGEWLVFREYSPWNKLISKGNYHAGKPEGWWTYYQLLPPNSAGLSQTTVSAANANTGYLVNITDTSAVIQAYGQYALGKRIGLWTYYDTRKQVVQKVNHFTNQLLYWRQADGVELAGSAADTHPVLYVGGKSQLEAEIYHSMNKVIATIVAIGRNNVAEFVFSIDGTGQLTNLTLASNSNPSRYEKVLLKAVADIPATWLPQSDSGNFRAGEYRVRITTKLQTPYERQAVLTRVEALGK, encoded by the coding sequence ATGAGACGACTATTAACTTCTTTCCAGTTAATTGTGCTAAGCATTTTTGAGGCAGCAACTGCTGCGGCCCAAGTGGAAACGATTCCAGTAATTCGGCGGAATCCAACGACTAGAGATATAGAAGAGTACAGTGTGCTCATAACTAACAAAGACATCCGGCACGGTCCCTATGCACGGTATCAGCAGAATGTATTTGCTGGAGTTGTCATGTTTGAGTCAGGTACTTACGATCAAGGCCAAAAGGAAGGCGAGTGGCTGGTATTTCGTGAGTATAGTCCTTGGAACAAACTGATAAGTAAAGGAAATTATCATGCGGGAAAGCCCGAAGGCTGGTGGACGTATTACCAGCTTTTGCCCCCTAACTCTGCTGGCTTATCTCAAACGACAGTGAGTGCGGCCAATGCCAACACAGGGTATTTGGTCAACATCACGGACACCAGCGCTGTAATACAAGCCTATGGTCAATATGCACTGGGCAAGCGAATTGGTCTTTGGACGTACTATGATACACGGAAGCAGGTAGTACAAAAGGTAAATCATTTCACCAATCAACTTCTATATTGGCGACAAGCTGACGGAGTAGAGCTAGCCGGTTCAGCAGCTGATACGCACCCTGTGCTGTATGTGGGCGGTAAGAGTCAGCTGGAAGCAGAAATTTATCACAGCATGAATAAAGTTATAGCTACCATCGTAGCTATTGGCCGGAATAATGTAGCGGAATTTGTTTTTAGTATAGACGGCACTGGGCAGTTAACAAACCTGACGCTGGCCAGCAATTCCAATCCGAGCCGCTACGAAAAAGTACTTCTCAAAGCTGTGGCAGATATTCCGGCCACTTGGCTCCCGCAGAGTGACAGCGGAAACTTTCGGGCCGGGGAGTATCGGGTTAGAATTACCACAAAGCTACAAACCCCTTATGAGCGGCAGGCAGTTCTTACAAGAGTTGAGGCGTTGGGCAAGTAA
- a CDS encoding TIGR02117 family protein — protein sequence MRKIVRKIAKGAAYTVGGLLGAVALYGVAAVVLSAIPVGERSQPGPDKIEAYILSNGVHTDLVVPVRTEQMDWSQYVRYADTPAADSSMQFVGFGWGDKGFYLNTPTWAELKPSTAIRAMFWLSTTAMHVTFHHRPEEGPECARFYLTREEYGRLIDFIKTSFCPGTQGEAQHIRGHSYGRHDAFYEAERTYNLFYTCNSWANDGLKTARQRACFWTPFDNGIFWHYPELEPAPLKKAVAQLTGKAKSRQPRPVGQ from the coding sequence ATGCGCAAGATTGTTCGGAAAATAGCCAAAGGAGCCGCCTACACCGTCGGGGGCCTGCTGGGCGCCGTGGCCTTGTACGGGGTGGCGGCCGTGGTGCTCTCGGCCATTCCGGTAGGGGAGCGAAGCCAGCCCGGCCCCGATAAAATCGAGGCGTACATCTTGTCCAATGGTGTGCACACCGACCTGGTAGTGCCCGTGCGCACCGAGCAGATGGACTGGAGCCAGTACGTGCGCTACGCCGATACGCCCGCCGCCGACAGCAGTATGCAGTTCGTGGGCTTTGGGTGGGGCGACAAAGGATTCTACCTGAACACGCCCACCTGGGCCGAGCTGAAGCCCAGCACCGCCATCCGGGCCATGTTCTGGCTGAGCACTACGGCCATGCACGTCACCTTCCACCACCGCCCCGAGGAGGGCCCCGAGTGCGCCCGCTTCTACCTGACCCGCGAGGAATACGGCCGCTTGATTGACTTCATCAAAACCAGCTTCTGCCCCGGTACTCAGGGGGAGGCCCAGCACATTAGGGGCCACAGCTACGGCCGCCACGATGCCTTTTACGAAGCCGAGCGGACCTATAACCTCTTTTACACCTGCAACAGCTGGGCCAACGACGGCCTGAAAACTGCTCGTCAGCGCGCCTGCTTCTGGACGCCTTTCGACAACGGCATCTTCTGGCACTACCCCGAACTGGAGCCGGCCCCGCTGAAAAAAGCCGTGGCCCAGCTCACTGGTAAAGCGAAAAGCCGGCAGCCCCGTCCGGTAGGACAGTAG
- a CDS encoding MSEP-CTERM sorting domain-containing protein produces the protein MRTLLNPRWLWLLNTLPILVLLALLGAEYRVIRTQLPPESRLLWQWFGAALVGLASLHAAYAAWLTRRRARLTSAYALAALGLYIAFLYAYGHSLGQLLPFSLPRWLVAGDLPFYAGTFLMPTLAHAAAVLVLRLTPDDRPHRALPSFGVALAVPVGWYGFAQVVLPLWRGYHRLSGHVLVVVLIAGTLVFLLALARGVYIVAARRAGHWARYQWVWKLLIAGVLPLLGLAVNNGLLFKGDSLWRDGGLFGDFTGPWWYGLAALNAVLLLLPAPARPSGRLALYLGRGVLLAYTLYFFLVFLPFLPLSVVAVVAAGVGFLLLTPLALFVVHVRELAHDYAALRPFFGGRKLALGLTAAVAVLPLIVTLHYSRHHAALHQALDYVYTPNYTRPATLPDTVALHQTLAVVRQHKENRSASITGAHLPYLSAYFNWLVLDNLTLSEDKIGTLAQVFFNQAPRRFTASPVAAVATSTTNLAIRSPEAGPTLTGLAARSYYDAAQHAWVSWVDLTVTNADTIGQFGEYTTTFELPAGCFVSNYYLDMQGRREPGILAEKRAAAWVYSQIRNENRDPGLLHYLSGNRLALRVFPFGPREVRRTGIQLLHRDPLTFTLDGRAVQLGQPLKPGASRPAAVEGVAYVSAAEKAALPVTRRQPYLHFIVDMSAGKEAQWKSYRRRMSALLQQHGANNQHTQYSLTGAEVITLNSLGMLEQHAAAYRFAGGFYLDRAIRQTLVRAAEQPQARYPVFVVVSADFDQAILPADFADLRHALPDTDEFYELTENGRLVPHSLWQHSAARQAPVARPAAASPVVAWPTAERPVAYLPASHQPDVVLTAAQPSAAETTIQRRSWRAGLLLHGLWRAQLHHPETTEAAGLRLVQHSFRAGILTPLTAYLALENDAQKAALRRKQVQLLAGHAALDAGEDEQRMSEPGDWVLLVLAAGLLGWHWRQRCRTVAADA, from the coding sequence GTGCGCACGTTGCTTAATCCCCGGTGGCTGTGGCTGCTGAATACCCTGCCCATTCTGGTGCTGCTGGCGCTGCTTGGCGCCGAGTACCGCGTCATCCGCACCCAGCTGCCGCCCGAAAGCCGCCTGCTCTGGCAATGGTTTGGGGCCGCGCTAGTGGGGCTGGCCAGTCTGCACGCTGCCTACGCCGCCTGGCTGACCCGCCGCCGGGCCCGCCTGACCAGTGCCTACGCCCTGGCAGCGTTGGGCCTTTACATTGCGTTTCTGTATGCGTACGGGCATTCTCTTGGCCAGCTGCTGCCGTTCAGCCTGCCCCGCTGGCTGGTGGCCGGCGACTTGCCCTTCTACGCCGGCACCTTCCTGATGCCCACGCTGGCTCATGCTGCGGCCGTGCTGGTGCTGCGCCTCACGCCCGACGACCGGCCGCACCGGGCGCTGCCCAGCTTCGGGGTGGCGCTGGCCGTGCCGGTGGGTTGGTACGGGTTTGCGCAGGTGGTGCTGCCGCTGTGGCGCGGCTACCATCGGCTTTCGGGGCACGTGCTGGTGGTGGTGCTCATTGCCGGCACGCTGGTATTTCTGCTAGCCCTGGCCCGCGGCGTCTACATTGTGGCCGCGCGGCGGGCGGGGCATTGGGCGCGCTACCAGTGGGTGTGGAAGCTGCTGATTGCCGGTGTGCTGCCACTGCTGGGGCTGGCTGTAAACAACGGACTGCTGTTTAAAGGGGATTCGCTTTGGCGAGACGGCGGCCTTTTTGGCGACTTCACCGGGCCATGGTGGTACGGGCTGGCAGCACTGAACGCCGTGTTGCTGCTACTGCCGGCGCCGGCCCGGCCAAGCGGACGGCTGGCGCTGTACCTGGGCCGGGGAGTGCTGCTGGCCTACACGCTGTACTTCTTTCTGGTGTTTCTGCCGTTTCTACCGCTGTCAGTGGTGGCCGTGGTGGCGGCAGGGGTGGGGTTTCTACTGCTGACTCCGCTGGCCTTATTTGTGGTGCACGTGCGCGAGCTAGCCCACGACTACGCCGCGCTGCGCCCGTTTTTCGGGGGCCGCAAGTTGGCCCTGGGCCTGACGGCGGCCGTGGCCGTGCTGCCACTGATTGTCACGCTGCACTACAGCCGCCACCACGCGGCCCTGCACCAGGCCCTCGACTACGTGTACACCCCCAACTACACGCGCCCCGCCACCCTGCCCGATACGGTGGCCCTGCACCAGACGCTGGCCGTGGTGCGCCAGCACAAGGAAAACCGCAGCGCTTCCATCACCGGCGCCCACCTGCCGTATTTGTCGGCCTATTTCAACTGGCTGGTGCTCGACAACCTGACCTTATCAGAAGACAAAATCGGTACGCTGGCGCAGGTGTTTTTCAACCAAGCGCCTCGCCGGTTCACCGCCTCGCCCGTAGCTGCGGTGGCCACATCCACCACCAACCTGGCTATTCGCTCCCCCGAAGCCGGCCCCACGCTCACCGGCCTCGCGGCCCGCAGCTACTACGATGCCGCCCAGCACGCCTGGGTGAGTTGGGTAGACCTGACCGTGACCAACGCCGACACCATCGGCCAGTTCGGCGAGTATACTACCACCTTCGAGCTGCCGGCCGGCTGCTTCGTCAGCAACTATTACCTCGACATGCAGGGGCGGCGCGAGCCGGGCATCCTGGCCGAAAAGCGGGCCGCGGCCTGGGTGTACTCGCAGATTCGCAACGAAAACCGGGACCCTGGCCTGCTGCACTACCTGAGCGGTAACCGCCTAGCGTTGCGGGTGTTTCCGTTCGGGCCGCGCGAGGTGCGCCGCACTGGCATTCAGCTCCTGCACCGCGACCCGCTCACCTTCACCCTGGATGGCCGCGCTGTGCAGCTGGGCCAGCCGTTGAAACCAGGAGCGTCGAGGCCGGCCGCCGTCGAGGGCGTGGCCTACGTGAGTGCCGCCGAAAAGGCCGCGCTGCCCGTGACGCGGCGCCAGCCCTACCTGCATTTCATCGTGGATATGTCGGCGGGCAAAGAAGCGCAGTGGAAGAGTTACCGGCGGCGCATGAGTGCCTTGCTACAGCAGCACGGGGCCAACAACCAGCATACGCAATACAGCCTGACCGGCGCCGAAGTAATCACGCTCAACAGCCTTGGAATGCTGGAACAACATGCAGCTGCCTACCGGTTTGCGGGCGGCTTCTACCTCGACCGGGCCATTCGGCAGACGCTCGTGCGGGCCGCCGAGCAACCCCAGGCCCGCTACCCCGTCTTCGTGGTGGTGTCGGCTGATTTCGACCAAGCCATCCTGCCCGCCGACTTTGCCGACCTGCGCCACGCCCTGCCCGACACCGACGAGTTCTACGAGTTGACCGAAAACGGCCGGCTAGTGCCGCACTCGCTCTGGCAACACTCCGCCGCCCGCCAGGCGCCCGTGGCCCGGCCCGCCGCGGCCAGCCCCGTGGTGGCCTGGCCTACTGCCGAGCGTCCCGTGGCCTACCTGCCCGCCAGCCACCAGCCCGACGTGGTGCTCACCGCCGCCCAGCCTTCCGCAGCCGAAACTACCATTCAACGCCGCAGCTGGCGTGCCGGCCTGCTTCTGCACGGCCTGTGGCGGGCCCAGCTTCACCACCCCGAAACCACCGAAGCCGCCGGCCTGCGCCTTGTGCAGCACAGCTTCCGGGCCGGCATCCTCACTCCACTGACCGCCTACCTGGCCCTCGAAAACGACGCCCAAAAAGCCGCCCTGCGCCGCAAACAAGTGCAGCTGCTGGCCGGCCACGCCGCCCTCGATGCTGGCGAGGATGAGCAGCGCATGTCGGAGCCCGGCGACTGGGTGCTGCTGGTGCTGGCGGCGGGCCTGCTGGGCTGGCACTGGCGGCAGCGGTGCCGCACCGTTGCGGCCGATGCGTAA
- a CDS encoding LexA family protein → MSAVLLYPIPAADLLPAELPLYGCPVPAGFPSPADDHQEPGLDLTRHLFRNPASTFLARVVGDSMTGAGIYPGDLIAVDRAQPARDGSIVVAVLDGEQTLKRLRQQPGRTWLEAENDRYAPLELHTGARLEVWGVVTHVIHALEGRPAAVSLREWRQTK, encoded by the coding sequence ATGAGTGCTGTCTTACTATACCCGATTCCCGCCGCTGACCTGCTGCCGGCGGAGCTGCCCCTGTACGGCTGTCCGGTGCCGGCAGGCTTTCCCTCCCCCGCCGACGACCACCAGGAGCCCGGTCTCGACCTTACCCGCCACCTGTTCCGTAATCCGGCGTCCACCTTCCTGGCCCGCGTCGTCGGCGACTCCATGACGGGCGCCGGCATCTACCCCGGCGACCTGATTGCCGTAGACCGCGCCCAGCCGGCCCGCGACGGTAGCATTGTGGTAGCCGTGCTGGATGGGGAGCAGACGCTGAAACGCCTGCGCCAGCAGCCGGGCCGCACCTGGCTGGAGGCGGAAAACGACCGGTACGCGCCCCTGGAGCTGCACACCGGCGCCCGGCTGGAAGTGTGGGGTGTCGTCACGCACGTCATTCACGCCCTGGAGGGCCGGCCCGCTGCCGTGTCGCTGCGGGAGTGGCGCCAGACGAAATAA
- the xrtK gene encoding exosortase K produces the protein MLSFPRWLLFTAALAVFLMAKLLYAHASTADVRFLLAPTNALVSLLLNSASEFEPARGYVHAGLRIVIDKSCAGGNFWLLSWLLFTFDYLHQSIRPPRAAVLLALPAANLGLTVLVNTARIVGAVAVAQAWPFGAPPAWLHEAQGALVYLFFLVVSHFGLLFLLSNSSSSRAHVA, from the coding sequence ATGCTTTCATTTCCGCGCTGGCTTCTCTTTACAGCTGCCTTGGCTGTTTTTCTGATGGCCAAGCTACTCTACGCCCATGCCAGCACCGCCGACGTGCGGTTTTTGCTGGCGCCCACCAATGCGCTGGTGTCCCTGCTGCTCAATTCGGCTTCGGAGTTTGAGCCGGCCCGCGGCTACGTACACGCCGGCCTGCGCATTGTCATCGACAAGTCGTGCGCCGGGGGCAACTTCTGGCTGCTAAGCTGGCTGCTGTTCACCTTCGACTACCTGCACCAAAGTATTCGGCCGCCGCGCGCGGCGGTACTGCTGGCCTTGCCGGCCGCCAACCTGGGGCTGACTGTGCTGGTGAATACCGCCCGCATTGTGGGGGCCGTGGCCGTGGCCCAAGCCTGGCCGTTTGGGGCGCCGCCCGCGTGGCTGCACGAGGCCCAGGGCGCTCTGGTGTACTTGTTCTTTCTGGTAGTCAGCCACTTCGGGCTTTTATTCCTGCTCTCCAACTCCTCCTCGTCCCGTGCGCACGTTGCTTAA
- a CDS encoding TlpA disulfide reductase family protein produces the protein MSFVSLSHTPATLGLGLLLTLAACQQNSSSEKKAAASAGASSASPLTVGTWRGVLSAQDQEIPFLFEVDEAGGEPVVTLRNGEERLLLNEIKTAGDSTTIRLGVFDAALVVRPAGEGKLQGAWVKYDGKEPYRVPFAATKGEQPLFGGSEAQPQSFAGTWRVAFKGDDGKTYPAVGVFEQQGSNVTGTFLTSTGDYRYLAGQAVSDKLNLTTFDGSHGFLFTAQKRGNGLNGHFYSGKSGHETWTATLDPNAKLPDANALTGMKPGQKKLDFRFPNVYEGGSISPSDPKYRGKVLVVQILGSWCPNCMDETNFLAPWYEKNKGRGVEIIGLGFERTSDQKVAAQKLLKMKDRLNVGYDLAVAGEASKDAASAALPQIQKVLAFPTTIFLDKKGEVRKIHTGFSGPGTGKYYEQEVAEFNRTIDQLLTE, from the coding sequence ATGTCTTTCGTTTCCCTTTCACATACGCCCGCCACGCTGGGCCTGGGCCTGCTGCTGACGCTGGCCGCCTGCCAGCAGAACTCTTCTTCAGAAAAGAAAGCGGCTGCTTCGGCGGGTGCGAGCAGCGCCTCGCCCCTTACCGTGGGCACCTGGCGCGGCGTGCTTTCGGCCCAAGACCAGGAAATCCCGTTTCTGTTTGAGGTAGACGAAGCCGGGGGCGAACCAGTCGTGACGCTGCGCAACGGCGAGGAACGGCTGCTGCTCAACGAAATCAAAACGGCCGGCGACTCCACCACCATCCGCCTGGGCGTATTCGATGCCGCCCTGGTAGTGCGCCCCGCTGGGGAAGGCAAGCTGCAAGGTGCCTGGGTGAAGTACGACGGCAAGGAGCCGTACCGGGTGCCGTTTGCGGCTACTAAGGGGGAGCAGCCGTTGTTTGGCGGTTCCGAGGCGCAGCCGCAGTCGTTTGCGGGCACGTGGCGCGTGGCATTTAAGGGCGACGACGGCAAAACCTACCCGGCCGTGGGCGTTTTTGAGCAGCAAGGCAGCAATGTCACGGGTACGTTTCTGACTTCTACTGGTGATTACCGGTATCTGGCGGGCCAAGCCGTGAGCGACAAGCTTAACCTAACTACGTTTGACGGCAGCCACGGCTTCCTGTTTACAGCGCAAAAGCGTGGCAATGGCCTTAACGGCCACTTCTACTCCGGCAAGTCCGGCCACGAAACCTGGACGGCGACCCTCGACCCCAACGCCAAGCTGCCCGACGCTAACGCCCTCACTGGTATGAAACCCGGCCAAAAGAAGCTCGACTTCCGGTTCCCGAACGTGTACGAAGGCGGCTCCATCTCCCCTTCCGACCCCAAGTACCGGGGCAAAGTGCTGGTGGTGCAGATTCTCGGCTCCTGGTGCCCCAACTGCATGGACGAAACCAACTTCCTGGCGCCCTGGTACGAGAAAAACAAAGGGCGCGGGGTAGAAATCATCGGCCTGGGCTTTGAGCGCACCTCCGACCAAAAGGTTGCGGCCCAGAAGCTCCTCAAGATGAAGGACCGCCTGAACGTGGGCTACGACCTGGCCGTGGCCGGCGAGGCCAGCAAAGACGCCGCCAGCGCCGCCCTGCCCCAGATTCAAAAGGTGCTGGCCTTCCCCACCACCATCTTCCTCGACAAGAAAGGCGAGGTGCGGAAGATTCACACTGGCTTCTCGGGCCCAGGCACCGGCAAATATTACGAGCAGGAAGTGGCCGAATTCAACCGCACCATCGACCAGCTGCTGACCGAGTAG
- a CDS encoding aconitate hydratase: MAFDLEMIKAVYAGMGSRIEAARAAVGRPLTLTEKILYAHLYGGTVSQAYERGVSYVDFAPDRVAMQDATAQMALLQFMQAGKAQVAVPSTVHCDHLIQAERGADQDLAVANSENKEVYDFLASVSNKYGIGFWKPGAGIIHQVVLENYAFPGGMMIGTDSHTPNAGGLGMVAIGVGGADAVDVMSGMAWELKFPKVIGVKLTGKLSGWTAPKDVILKVAGILTVKGGTGAIVEYFGDGANALSATGKGTICNMGAEIGATTSVFSFDEKMADYLRGTGRQDIADMAQGVAQHLRADDEVYANPEAYYDQLIEIDLSTLEPHVNGPFTPDAAWPISQFAAAVKEHNWPAKLEVGLIGSCTNSSYEDITRAASIAKQAADKGLVVQAEYTVTPGSELVRYTVERDGLLDTFAQMGGVVLANACGPCIGQWARHMDDMKRPNSIITSFNRNFAKRNDGNPNTHAFVASPEIVTAFAIAGDLTFNPLTDTLTAKDGQQVRLEEPRGIELPPRGFAVEDAGYQAPAEDGSGVQVLVDPNSDRLQLLEGFKPWEGTDLLGLRLLIKAQGKCTTDHISMAGPWLKYRGHLDNISNNMLIGATNAFNGQTNAVKDQLTQGTPYSPVPQVARNYKALGIGSVVVGDENYGEGSSREHAAMEPRHLGVRAVLVKSFARIHETNLKKQGMLALTFANKADYDLVEEDDVIDILGLTTFAPGVPLQVRLHHADGDTDLITVNHTYNQGQIEWFKAGSALNLIRMKESGGAMMSQK, encoded by the coding sequence ATGGCGTTTGACTTAGAAATGATCAAGGCCGTGTACGCTGGCATGGGCTCCCGCATCGAAGCGGCCCGCGCTGCCGTTGGCCGTCCGCTCACCCTGACGGAAAAAATCCTGTACGCTCACCTGTACGGCGGCACTGTTTCGCAGGCGTATGAGCGGGGCGTTTCCTACGTCGATTTCGCTCCCGACCGGGTGGCCATGCAGGATGCCACCGCCCAGATGGCTCTGCTCCAGTTTATGCAGGCCGGCAAAGCCCAGGTGGCCGTGCCCAGCACCGTGCACTGCGACCACCTGATTCAGGCCGAGCGCGGCGCCGACCAGGATTTAGCCGTCGCCAACTCCGAAAACAAGGAAGTGTACGACTTCCTGGCTTCGGTTTCCAACAAATACGGCATTGGCTTCTGGAAGCCCGGCGCCGGTATTATTCACCAGGTGGTGCTCGAAAACTACGCCTTCCCCGGCGGCATGATGATCGGCACCGACTCGCACACGCCCAACGCCGGCGGCCTGGGCATGGTTGCTATCGGGGTGGGCGGCGCCGATGCCGTGGACGTAATGTCGGGCATGGCCTGGGAGCTGAAGTTTCCTAAGGTGATTGGCGTAAAGCTGACCGGCAAGCTCTCGGGCTGGACGGCTCCCAAAGACGTAATTCTGAAAGTAGCCGGCATCCTGACCGTGAAAGGCGGCACGGGTGCCATTGTCGAGTATTTTGGCGACGGCGCCAACGCCCTGTCGGCCACCGGCAAAGGCACTATCTGCAACATGGGCGCCGAAATCGGGGCTACCACTTCGGTGTTTAGCTTCGATGAGAAGATGGCCGACTACCTGCGTGGCACCGGCCGCCAGGACATTGCCGACATGGCCCAGGGCGTAGCCCAGCACCTGCGCGCCGACGACGAGGTGTACGCCAATCCTGAAGCCTACTACGACCAGCTCATCGAAATCGACCTGAGCACGCTGGAGCCTCACGTAAACGGCCCCTTCACCCCGGACGCCGCCTGGCCGATTTCGCAGTTTGCCGCCGCCGTAAAGGAGCACAACTGGCCCGCCAAGCTGGAAGTAGGCCTGATTGGCTCGTGCACCAACTCCTCCTACGAAGACATTACCCGCGCTGCCTCCATTGCCAAGCAGGCCGCCGACAAGGGCCTCGTGGTGCAGGCCGAGTACACCGTAACGCCCGGCTCGGAGCTGGTGCGCTACACCGTGGAGCGCGACGGCCTGCTGGACACCTTCGCGCAGATGGGCGGCGTGGTGCTGGCCAATGCCTGCGGACCGTGCATTGGGCAGTGGGCCCGCCACATGGACGACATGAAGCGGCCCAACTCCATTATCACCTCGTTTAACCGCAACTTCGCCAAGCGCAACGACGGCAACCCCAATACCCACGCCTTCGTGGCCTCGCCCGAAATCGTGACGGCCTTTGCCATTGCCGGCGACCTGACCTTCAACCCCCTCACCGACACGCTGACGGCCAAAGACGGCCAGCAGGTGCGCCTCGAAGAGCCCCGCGGCATCGAGCTGCCCCCGCGCGGCTTTGCCGTGGAAGATGCCGGCTACCAGGCCCCAGCCGAAGATGGCTCGGGCGTGCAGGTGCTGGTAGACCCCAACTCCGACCGGTTGCAGCTGCTGGAAGGCTTCAAGCCCTGGGAAGGCACCGACCTGCTGGGCTTGCGCTTGCTCATCAAGGCCCAGGGCAAGTGCACCACCGACCACATCAGCATGGCCGGCCCCTGGCTGAAGTATCGCGGCCACCTCGACAACATCTCCAACAACATGCTGATCGGGGCTACCAACGCCTTCAATGGCCAGACCAACGCGGTAAAAGACCAGCTCACCCAGGGCACTCCTTACTCACCGGTGCCGCAGGTGGCTCGCAATTACAAGGCCCTGGGCATTGGCTCGGTGGTAGTAGGTGATGAAAACTACGGCGAAGGCTCGTCGCGGGAGCATGCCGCCATGGAGCCCCGCCACCTGGGCGTGCGCGCCGTGCTGGTGAAGTCGTTTGCCCGCATCCACGAAACCAACCTCAAGAAGCAGGGCATGCTGGCCCTGACCTTCGCCAACAAGGCCGACTACGACCTGGTGGAAGAGGACGACGTAATCGACATCCTCGGCCTGACCACCTTCGCCCCCGGAGTGCCGCTACAGGTGCGCCTGCACCACGCCGACGGCGACACGGACCTTATTACGGTAAACCACACCTACAACCAGGGCCAGATTGAGTGGTTTAAAGCCGGCTCGGCCCTGAACCTGATTCGCATGAAAGAATCGGGCGGCGCCATGATGTCGCAGAAGTAA